A stretch of the Lycium barbarum isolate Lr01 unplaced genomic scaffold, ASM1917538v2 unchr_scaffold_09, whole genome shotgun sequence genome encodes the following:
- the LOC132625601 gene encoding L-ascorbate oxidase homolog, with product MERASVKIVALLLCLSIGAIVVKAEDPYLFFEWNVTYGTIAPLGVPQQGILINGQLPGPRINCTSNNNIVVNVYNNLDEPLLLTWNGIQQRKNSWQDGTPGTMCPIMPGTNFTYHFQVKDQIGSFFYFPTTGLHRAAGGFGALDVHSRNLIPVPFDKPADEYNVFLGDWYNKGHKTLKKILDGGRTVGRPDGIHINGKSNKVGDKATEPLFTMEPGKTYRYRMCNVGMRTSINVRIQGHAMKLVEMEGSHTVQNIYDSLDIHVGQCLSVLVTADQEPKDYYMVVSSRFLKQAISSVAILRYANGKGAASSELPAPPPNNTEGIAWSMNQFRSFRWNLTASAARPNPQGSYHYGKINITRTIKIVNSRSQVGGKLRFSLNGISHMDADTPFKLVEFFGVPEKTFKYDLMADEPPSDLSKVTIVPNVKNATFRNFVEIIFENQEKTIQTYHLDGYSFFAVAIEPGKWSPEKRKNYNLVDAVSRHSIQVYPNSWAAVMTTLDNAGMWNLRSEMWERFYLGQQLYFSILSPSRSLRDEYNLPDNQPLCGIVKSMPMPAPYTP from the coding sequence atGGAGAGAGCCAGTGTGAAAATTGTGGCTTTGCTACTTTGCCTCTCCATTGGAGCTATAGTGGTGAAAGCTGAGGACCCTTACCTCTTCTTCGAGTGGAATGTCACCTATGGAACAATTGCTCCGTTGGGTGTCCCCCAACAAGGAATCCTTATCAACGGACAGCTTCCAGGGCCCAGGATCAATTGCACATCAAATAATAACATTGTTGTCAATGTCTATAATAACCTGGATGAGCCTTTGCTCCTTACTTGGAATGGTATCCAACAGAGGAAGAACTCGTGGCAGGATGGTACCCCAGGAACCATGTGCCCCATCATGCCTGGCACAAACTTTACATACCATTTCCAAGTGAAGGACCAAATTGGTAGCTTCTTCTACTTCCCTACCACAGGCTTGCACCGTGCAGCCGGTGGCTTTGGTGCCCTCGATGTCCATAGTCGTAACCTTATTCCCGTTCCCTTTGACAAACCCGCCGATGAGTACAATGTCTTTTTGGGCGATTGGTATAATAAGGGACATAAAACCTTAAAGAAGATCTTAGATGGAGGACGCACCGTTGGGAGGCCCGATGGAATTCACATTAATGGAAAGTCCAACAAGGTTGGTGACAAAGCAACAGAGCCACTATTCACCATGGAGCCTGGCAAGACCTACAGGTACAGGATGTGCAATGTTGGCATGAGAACCTCAATTAATGTCAGGATCCAAGGCCATGCCATGAAACTGGTAGAGATGGAGGGATCCCATACCGTGCAGAATATCTATGACTCTCTTGACATCCACGTTGGTCAGTGTCTTTCGGTCTTGGTCACTGCTGATCAGGAGCCTAAGGACTATTACATGGTTGTTTCCAGCAGGTTTTTGAAGCAGGCCATCTCCTCCGTAGCTATCCTTCGTTATGCAAATGGTAAGGGTGCGGCATCATCCGAGCTACCAGCACCTCCACCGAATAACACTGAAGGTATTGCATGGTCCATGAACCAATTCCGCTCATTCAGATGGAACCTCACAGCTAGCGCTGCCCGTCCCAACCCGCAGGGATCCTACCACTACGGAAAAATCAACATCACTCGCACCATCAAGATCGTCAACTCCAGGAGCCAAGTAGGCGGCAAGCTTCGATTCAGCTTGAACGGTATCTCCCATATGGATGCTGACACACCATTCAAGTTAGTTGAATTCTTTGGAGTCCCTGAAAAGACATTCAAGTATGATCTGATGGCTGATGAGCCCCCAAGTGACTTGAGCAAAGTGACCATTGTCCCGAATGTAAAGAATGCTACCTTCCGTAACTTCGTGGAGATTATCTTTGAGAACCAAGAGAAGACTATCCAGACTTATCACTTGGATGGGTATTCCTTTTTTGCTGTGGCCATCGAGCCCGGGAAGTGGAGTCCTGAGAAGAGGAAGAACTACAACTTAGTGGACGCAGTGAGCAGACATAGCATCCAAGTCTATCCAAACTCGTGGGCAGCTGTGATGACAACCTTGGACAATGCAGGAATGTGGAACTTGCGATCAGAGATGTGGGAGAGGTTCTACTTAGGACAACAATTATACTTTAGCATCCTCTCCCCTTCACGCTCCTTAAGGGATGAGTATAACCTTCCAGACAATCAACCTCTTTGTGGTATTGTCAAGAGTATGCCCATGCCAGCTCCATACACACCATAG